One window from the genome of Montipora foliosa isolate CH-2021 chromosome 5, ASM3666993v2, whole genome shotgun sequence encodes:
- the LOC138003131 gene encoding adrenocorticotropic hormone receptor-like, with product MIHEACAVLLRLLQPLVQFYRTTLFSLYVLHFVFSPAATFGNILAIRALWKASSLPANLRKMFLSLALSDLAVGLFAHLMQAVVFKMALDENCNLDVFCPLTLSLCYFILYALICASFLNITAIAADRLLAVSLHLRYQELVTSKRVMIALLAIWLVSCVSSSVTVLTASPYIGAVLVSIGFVLTTVAYIQVYKVARYHRNQIENQFQQQNSQETVLLRERKSALNAVYVYVVFVACYLPYFCFAILVATGNRRGSILAAYQVTFFFLLLNSSLNPLVYCWRFPEIRQITKSTLKSIFRVPEE from the coding sequence ATGATCCACGAGGCCTGCGCTGTCTTGTTACGTCTGTTACAACCTCTTGTACAGTTTTATAGAACAACTTTGTTTTCGCTGTATGTGTTACACTTTGTTTTTTCTCCCGCGGCAACTTTTGGAAATATTCTGGCTATTCGTGCTTTGTGGAAAGCCTCATCGCTACCAGCTAATTTGAGGAAAATGTTCCTGAGTCTTGCTTTGTCTGATCTTGCCGTGGGATTGTTCGCACACTTAATGCAAGCAGTAGTCTTTAAAATGGCGTTAGATGAAAACTGCAATCTTGACGTATTCTGTCCATTAACTTTAAGTCTTTGCTACTTTATTCTGTATGCTCTCATTTGCGCTTCTTTCTTGAATATTACTGCCATTGCTGCTGACAGACTTCTTGCTGTTTCACTTCATCTGAGATATCAAGAGCTTGTGACTTCCAAACGTGTTATGATAGCCCTGCTTGCGATATGGCTGGTAAGTTGtgtctcttcttctgttacggtTCTCACTGCGAGCCCCTATATCGGTGCCGTTCTTGTATCCATCGGATTTGTTTTGACAACAGTTGCATACATTCAAGTTTACAAAGTGGCAAGATATCATCGTAATCAAATTGAAAATCAATTTCAGCAGCAAAATTCGCAAGAAACGGTGCTCCTCCGAGAACGAAAGTCCGCCTTGAATGCTGTGTATGTTTATGTTGTGTTTGTGGCGTGCTATCTTCCCTATTTTTGCTTTGCAATATTAGTGGCAACAGGAAACCGGCGTGGCTCTATATTGGCAGCCTATCAAGTCACATTTTTCTTCCTTCTCCTCAATTCTTCGTTAAATCCTCTAGTTTACTGTTGGCGCTTTCCAGAGATTCGTCAAATAACGAAGAGCACCTTGAAGAGTATATTCCGTGTTCCTGAAGAATGA